One Gemmatimonadaceae bacterium DNA segment encodes these proteins:
- a CDS encoding type II toxin-antitoxin system RelE/ParE family toxin, with translation MTRLRIKTSNRKKSVLEALRIPPSNQLEALKGDRKRQYSIRINKQYRVCFRWTGADAEDVEIVDYH, from the coding sequence ATGACACGATTGAGGATCAAGACATCAAACCGGAAGAAATCGGTACTCGAAGCGCTCAGAATCCCGCCGTCCAACCAACTTGAAGCGCTGAAGGGGGATAGGAAGCGGCAGTACAGCATCCGCATCAACAAGCAGTACAGGGTCTGCTTTCGCTGGACGGGTGCCGATGCGGAAGATGTAGAAATTGTGGACTACCACTAA
- a CDS encoding HigA family addiction module antitoxin, with protein MVRIPTHRAPTHPGEMLLKEFLEPMKISQSALAEGIGVTFARVNELVNGKRGITPETALRLERFLGMEAQFWMNLQLRWDLYHAAHSAKAKEIAKIRRHAAVTASEPAGPKHLVPP; from the coding sequence ATGGTTCGCATTCCAACACACAGGGCGCCCACGCACCCGGGGGAGATGCTGCTCAAGGAATTCCTCGAGCCCATGAAGATTTCACAGAGCGCTTTGGCGGAGGGAATCGGCGTCACCTTCGCACGGGTAAATGAACTCGTGAACGGGAAGCGCGGCATCACCCCTGAAACTGCACTTCGTCTCGAGCGTTTCCTCGGAATGGAAGCACAGTTCTGGATGAATCTGCAGCTCCGGTGGGATCTATATCACGCAGCTCACTCTGCGAAAGCGAAGGAGATCGCGAAGATCCGAAGGCATGCGGCGGTAACAGCCTCGGAGCCAGCAGGCCCGAAGCACTTGGTTCCGCCTTAG